Proteins encoded in a region of the Sander lucioperca isolate FBNREF2018 chromosome 4, SLUC_FBN_1.2, whole genome shotgun sequence genome:
- the dnm2b gene encoding dynamin-2 isoform X2 has translation MGNRGMEDLIPLINKLQDAFSSIGQSCNLDLPQIAVVGGQSAGKSSVLENFVGRDFLPRGSGIVTRRPLILQLVNSKVEYAEFLHCKGRKFVDFDEVRLEIEAETERITGSNKGISAIPINLRVYSPNVLNLTLIDLPGMTKVAVGDQPQDIEHQIRDMLMQFITKESCLILAVTPANTDLANSDALKISKEVDPQGLRTIGVITKLDLMDEGTDARDILENKLLPLRRGYIGVVNRSQKDIDGKKDIRAALAAERKFFLSHPGYRHIAERMGTPHLQKTLNQQLTNHIRDTLPGLRSKLQSQLLSLEKEVEEYKNFRPDDPTRKTKALLQMVQQFGVDFEKCIEGSGDQVDTSNLSGGAKINRIFHERFPFELVKMEFDEKELRKEISYAIKNIHGVRTGLFTPDLAFEAIVKKQIIKLKEPCLKCIDLVIQELINTVRQCTNKLGSYPRLREETERIVTTYVRERDSKTKDQVLLLIDIELSYINTNHEDFIGFANAQQRTTANATKKRVMPNQVIRRGWLTINISIMKGGSKDYWFVLTAESLSWYKDEEEKEKKYMLPLDNLKLRDVEKGFMSSKHVFAIFNTEQRNVYKDLRQIELACDTQEDVDSWKASFLRAGVYPEKDQPENEDAMSTSDTVSMDPQLERQVETIRNLVDSYIGIVNKSIRDLMPKTIMHLMINSAKDFIHSELLAYLYSAGDQGSLMEESAEQAQRRDEMLRMYHALKEALVLIGDISTTTISTPVPPPVDDTWIPKDPSPPPASRPASATAPPPSRPPAVRGPTPGPPPPLNPSPAFGAPPVPSRPPGQTAYAGDPNSGVVPLVPSRPARVPPALPPGIPRRPPAAPNRPTVIRPSEPSLLD, from the exons ATGGGAAACCGGGGGATGGAAGACCTAATTCCCCTCATTAACAAACTCCAGGACGCCTTCAGCTCCATCGGCCAGTCCTGCAACTTGGACCTGCCGCAGATAGCGGTCGTCGGCGGCCAGAGCGCAGGGAAGAGCTCCGTGTTGGAGAATTTCGTCGGGAG ggACTTCTTGCCCAGAGGATCTGGCATTGTCACCCGTCGTCCTCTCATCCTCCAGCTGGTGAACAGTAAAGTAG AGTATGCAGAGTTCCTGCACTGTAAGGGACGTAAGTTTGTGGACTTTGACGAGGTCCGTCTGGAGATTGAAGCAGAGACTGAGCGGATCACCGGATCCAACAAGGGTATCTCCGCCATCCCTATCAACCTCCGCGTCTACTCCCCTAATG TGCTGAATCTGACCCTGATCGACCTGCCGGGGATGACCAAAGTTGCCGTGGGAGACCAGCCTCAGGACATCGAGCACCAGATCAGGGACATGCTGATGCAGTTCATCACCAAGGAGAGCTGTCTGATCCTGGCCGTCACCCCGGCCAACACTGACTTGGCCAACTCCGACGCCCTTAAGATTTCCAAGGAGGTTGACCCTCAGG GTCTACGGACCATTGGTGTGATCACTAAGCTGGACCTGATGGATGAGGGGACGGATGCACGAGACATCCTGGAAAACAAACTGCTGCCGCTTCGCAGAG GTTACATTGGGGTGGTAAACCGCAGTCAAAAGGATATCGATGGGAAGAAAGATATCCGTGCGGCTTTGGCTGCTGAGAGAAAGTTCTTCCTGTCCCACCCTGGGTACAGACACATTGCAGAACGTATGGGCACTCCACACCTGCAGAAGACCCTTAATCAG CAACTTACCAACCATATCCGCGACACGTTGCCCGGGTTACGCAGTAAGCTGCAAAGCCAGCTGTTATCACTGGAGAAAGAGGTGGAAGAGTACAAGAATTTCCGCCCTGATGACCCCACACGCAAGACCAAGGCCTTGCTCCA GATGGTGCAGCAGTTTGGCGTGGACTTTGAGAAGTGCATCGAGGGGTCTGGGGATCAGGTGGACACCTCCAACTTGTCAGGTGGAGCAAAGATCAACCGCATCTTTCATGAGCGCTTTCCCTTCGAGCTGGTGAAG ATGGAGTTTGATGAGAAGGAGCTGAGGAAAGAGATCAGTTACGCCATCAAGAACATCCACGGAGTCAG GACAGGCCTGTTCACCCCAGACCTGGCGTTTGAGGCCATAGTGAAAAAGCAGATCATTAAGCTGAAAGAGCCCTGTCTGAAATGCATCGACCTGGTCATCCAGGAGCTCATCAACACAGTCAGACAGTGCACCAATAAG CTGGGATCGTACCCTCGACTGAGAGAAGAGACGGAGAGAATAGTCACCACCTacgtcagagagagagacagcaagaCCAAagaccag GTGTTGCTGTTGATTGATATTGAGCTCTCCTACATCAACACTAATCATGAGGACTTCATTGGATTTGCCAA TGCACAGCAAAGGACCACTGCTAACGCCACCAAGAAGAGGGTCATGCCCAATCAG GTGATCCGCAGAGGCTGGCTCACTATCAACATCAGTATCATGAAGGGAGGATCCAAGGACTACTGGTTTGTCCTGACTGCTGAGTCTCTCTCCTGGTACAAAGATGAGGAG gagaaagagaagaagtacATGCTGCCTCTTGACAACCTGAAGCTGAGAGATGTGGAGAAGGGCTTCATGTCCAGCAAACATGTCTTTGCCATCTTCAATACTGAACAGAG GAATGTGTATAAAGACCTGCGTCAGATTGAGCTGGCATGTGACACTCAGGAGGATGTGGACAGCTGGAAGGCTTCATTTCTCAGAGCTGGTGTTTACCCAGAGAAAGACCAG CCTGAGAACGAAGACGCGATGAGTACTAGCGACACCGTGTCCATGGACCCACAGCTGGAGCGGCAGGTGGAGACCATCCGCAACCTCGTGGACTCCTACATCGGCATTGTCAACAAGTCCATTAGAGACCTCATGCCCAAGACCATCATGCACCTCATGATCAACAGT GCGAAGGACTTCATCCACTCTGAGCTGCTGGCCTACCTGTACTCGGCCGGGGACCAGGGCAGTTTGATGGAGGAGTCAGCAGAGCAGGCTCAGAGGAGAGATGAGATGCTGAGGATGTATCATGCTTTGAAAGAGGCCCTGGTCCTTATAGGAGACATCAGCACCACCACTATTTCTACCCCAGTGCCTCCACCAGTAGATGACACTTGGATTCCCAAGGACCCAAG TCCTCCACCGGCATCCCGTCCTGCCTCAGCAACAGCACCCCCTCCCAGCCGACCCCCGGCAGTGAGGGGGCCCACTCCGGGTCCTCCACCCCCTCTCAACCCCTCACCAGCCTTCGGAGCACCGCCCGTGCCGTCTCGGCCGCCGGGCCAAACAGCCTACGCAGGCGATCCCAACTCTGGTGTTGTGCCTCTTGTCCCTTCCAGGCCGGCCCGCGTGCCTCCTGCACTGCCGCCCGGGATTCCCAg AAGACCCCCGGCTGCTCCCAACCGACCCACCGTCATACGTCCTTCAGAGCCCTCCCTGCTTGactag